In Gordonia phthalatica, one genomic interval encodes:
- a CDS encoding MFS transporter, translating to MTAERSELRRRDAIVVWAALALCMGVGPLMLYTLTAVSPLVIDELGLSDVQYGAISTITFASAAVGAYCLGGPSNRLSARRVMLGIAFGAGVGSVLLAVAQNYLIVIVAAVVSGIAQSLSNPATNRVAATAPARRRGALIGWKQSGVQLAQLVAGLVAPAVAVAAGWRWAAASGAMIALLAGVTAILVPNRTPSKTADPAARDGEHVSVATLTVFTFFMSFGLMTTNAYLPLFAHRELGFSVTVAGLTAAVVGTVGVASRIVAARDSGRGGLRRLTLFVLGGGAALGVGFVMAAQAAGGWLVWVGAAVFGVAALASNAVTMVALVRSVPGDRLSAATGSLVTGMYIGFATGPLVFGFVLNHGARFGLAWLLPLGSFLIAALVGLIRTRARAAGPRRDSIAPRRTTERNLHAHS from the coding sequence ATGACTGCTGAGCGATCCGAGCTGCGGCGACGCGACGCCATCGTCGTGTGGGCCGCACTCGCGCTGTGCATGGGCGTCGGTCCACTGATGCTGTACACGCTCACCGCGGTCTCGCCCCTCGTCATCGACGAGCTCGGACTCAGCGACGTCCAGTACGGCGCGATCTCGACGATCACCTTCGCCTCGGCGGCGGTCGGCGCGTACTGCCTCGGCGGGCCGAGCAATCGACTGTCGGCGCGCCGGGTGATGCTGGGCATCGCGTTCGGTGCAGGCGTCGGTTCGGTGCTTCTGGCCGTCGCGCAGAACTACCTGATCGTGATCGTCGCCGCGGTAGTCAGTGGCATCGCACAGTCGTTGTCGAATCCGGCGACCAATCGGGTCGCGGCGACAGCGCCTGCCCGCCGTCGAGGCGCGCTGATCGGGTGGAAGCAGTCGGGAGTCCAGCTCGCGCAGTTGGTCGCCGGACTCGTGGCGCCGGCCGTCGCAGTCGCCGCCGGCTGGCGTTGGGCCGCGGCATCGGGTGCGATGATCGCGCTCCTTGCGGGTGTCACGGCGATCCTGGTGCCGAACCGTACGCCGTCGAAGACCGCCGATCCCGCCGCCCGTGACGGTGAGCACGTCTCGGTCGCGACCCTCACGGTCTTCACCTTCTTCATGTCGTTCGGTCTCATGACGACCAACGCCTACCTGCCGCTCTTCGCTCACCGCGAACTGGGGTTCTCGGTGACTGTCGCCGGGCTCACGGCCGCAGTGGTCGGAACGGTCGGTGTCGCCAGCCGGATAGTCGCCGCTCGGGACTCCGGGAGGGGAGGGCTCCGGCGTCTGACACTGTTCGTCCTCGGCGGTGGGGCGGCGCTCGGAGTGGGCTTCGTCATGGCGGCGCAGGCCGCCGGCGGCTGGCTGGTGTGGGTCGGTGCAGCAGTCTTCGGCGTGGCGGCGCTGGCATCGAACGCGGTGACGATGGTCGCTCTGGTTCGCAGTGTCCCGGGCGACCGCCTCAGTGCGGCGACAGGATCACTCGTCACCGGCATGTACATCGGCTTCGCGACAGGCCCGCTCGTGTTCGGTTTCGTCCTCAACCACGGAGCGCGGTTCGGTCTCGCCTGGCTGCTCCCGCTCGGATCATTTCTCATCGCAGCTCTCGTCGGACTCATCCGAACCCGTGCTCGCGCGGCAGGCCCTCGCCGCGACTCCATCGCGCCTCGGCGCACCACCGAAAGGAACCTCCATGCTCACTCGTGA
- a CDS encoding Rieske 2Fe-2S domain-containing protein — translation MLTREQNDLLTKTGPGTPMGELFRRYWIPALLASELPKPDCDPVRVTLLGENLIAFRDSNGRLGLLDEFCSHRTASLFFGRNEECGLRCAYHGWKYDVDGNCVDMPSEPEGSKFRQKIKQRAYRVEEAGGLIWAYMGDRDREPALPNLEWMGLNPEKRFISKRRQFTNYLQAMEGGIDSSHVSFAHRFNLDDDPLHAGTEGNEYIKADTRPKFEVAESDGGLLIGARRNADEDNYYWRITQWMMPWYTIIPPFGTHNPMGGHAWVPIDDETCWAWSWNYHPTQDFGEREIDALNAGDGIHVKYKPGTFDPIADKANDYLIDRGAQRRKESFSGVAGIAAQDFSLQESMGEICDRTKERLGTSDAAIILARRRLLAALDDADGDDLPGLNPAHTSVRSTSILLPKDVPFQEGAKDVLSVTPGELFHSI, via the coding sequence ATGCTCACTCGTGAACAGAATGATCTACTCACCAAGACCGGTCCCGGAACCCCGATGGGGGAGCTGTTCCGCCGCTATTGGATTCCGGCGCTCCTCGCCTCCGAGCTCCCGAAGCCGGACTGCGACCCGGTCCGTGTCACGCTCCTCGGCGAGAACCTGATCGCCTTCCGGGACTCGAACGGACGCCTCGGTCTGCTCGACGAGTTCTGCAGTCACCGCACCGCGTCGCTCTTCTTCGGCCGCAACGAGGAGTGCGGACTGCGCTGCGCGTACCACGGTTGGAAGTACGACGTCGACGGAAACTGTGTCGACATGCCGTCCGAGCCGGAGGGCAGCAAGTTTCGCCAGAAGATCAAGCAGCGCGCTTACCGCGTCGAGGAGGCCGGCGGTCTGATCTGGGCTTACATGGGGGATCGCGACCGCGAGCCCGCCCTGCCGAACCTCGAATGGATGGGCCTGAACCCGGAGAAGCGGTTCATCTCCAAGCGGCGCCAGTTCACCAATTACCTCCAGGCCATGGAGGGCGGCATCGACTCGAGCCATGTCTCCTTCGCGCACCGCTTCAACCTCGATGACGACCCGCTCCACGCGGGCACCGAGGGCAATGAATACATCAAGGCCGACACGCGACCGAAGTTCGAGGTCGCCGAGTCCGACGGCGGCCTGCTGATCGGGGCCCGCCGGAACGCCGACGAGGACAACTATTACTGGCGCATCACCCAGTGGATGATGCCCTGGTACACGATCATCCCGCCGTTCGGCACCCACAACCCGATGGGCGGCCACGCCTGGGTACCGATCGACGATGAGACCTGCTGGGCATGGAGCTGGAACTACCACCCGACTCAGGACTTCGGCGAGCGCGAGATCGACGCCCTCAACGCCGGCGACGGCATTCACGTCAAGTACAAGCCGGGCACCTTCGACCCGATCGCCGACAAGGCCAACGACTACTTGATCGATCGCGGTGCGCAGCGCCGGAAGGAGTCCTTCTCCGGAGTCGCGGGCATCGCCGCGCAGGACTTCTCCCTGCAGGAGTCCATGGGCGAGATCTGCGACCGAACCAAGGAGCGACTCGGTACCTCCGACGCCGCCATCATCTTGGCGCGTCGTCGCCTCCTCGCTGCTCTGGACGATGCCGATGGGGACGACCTCCCGGGTCTGAATCCCGCGCACACCAGCGTGCGGTCGACGTCGATCCTGCTGCCGAAGGATGTGCCCTTCCAAGAGGGCGCCAAGGATGTCCTCTCGGTCACTCCGGGCGAACTCTTCCACTCGATCTGA